The Apis mellifera strain DH4 linkage group LG3, Amel_HAv3.1, whole genome shotgun sequence genome includes the window aaaaataaagtgatTACATTCacgataaagataattttgaaacgttAAAGTGAGATAGAACAAAGTTAATGATTAAACAGGGCAGGTAACATGGTTTCATCATCCAGGGAAAAATTAATCACGTGTTTCaaagagattaatttttatcaaaatatgaatAGCATGGATATaacttgataataatataaaataggaaaaacagaatagaaataattaaatatatactatacattaatttaaagatgcgttttccaaagaaaaagcATGTCAAAAATATGTTCATACGTTCTTGTGTAACATCTTACTAAATGAGTaaagatattgaaagaaaaaaatcacaatcttataataattataactacaaacgataaaaattcgtcTGCTACCGCGAATCATGTCTTCTGCTACTTTCTCTATTGTAAAACTTGTAGCTCACATGACCCCGCAATACATAGATTCGCGCAATTCGCGCGTTACATAACATCAAGGGCCCGGCTTTTGGCTAAAGCGGCATCGTTAAAGACTCACATTAAAACGAACAGAACATGGTAACCTGACCAAATCATTATATAACACAAGTGGTTACATAGTTTAACCatagaaaatgagaaaacTATTACtcgttgattataaaattatcatatactaACCAGTATTCGTTTGGTTCTCATTACCATTTAGCAAAGGAATTTTCATACTCCCATTTTCAGTAGAGGTCTCAATTTGTGCGCCCAATGTCATCTTTCTTTGACAatctctttcaaattttcacaCGACTCTAGAAACTAAcacgtttttattattcacagTAACACGCGTGCAcactttttagaaattataccCACAACGATGTCCCGATTCTTTTCACGAGGTAACACACTAACTCTGAGGTGCTCCGAGCCGCTTTTCTCTATTGCACGTGCGTTTCGAACGAAGTACAAAGTCTAATGTATATGATTGGTCTTCTTGTCTAGCAgattattgaatgaaaatttctgaTTGGAGTTTTTGATCACGTGATCCACcccttgtattttttaaacgtttatttGTCGTTGCTGATGTATCAAATGATGCAGTTCCTTTTGAAGTTGAATGTTATTGGAGCATTTTTTGATTGGTAACAATTGGTAGAAATagagatattttaagaatctagaaaacgaaattaaaattactagaTATCAGATTGCTTACCTTACGTGCTATTCATTTGAATAAGTAATAGTCCGTACTTTGTTTAAAAAACgtgttataaatcaataaaaatttatttctcagaaaaaaaaagtaaattaaaaaaattgaaaaaaactttaacgTTTTGTCAAGCAAATCCTTATCAAACTGTACAAAAGTAAGGTTAAGCGTCTGAAAGAATGTCGATAGAAGAACAGTCAAATTTGCGTCTAGGACCTGATTCTAATATCATTTATCCGATTCAAGTACAATATTGTGGAAACTGCTCTCTTCCCATTGaagtaagataattttttataattcaaatattttatatatgaaattcatattgtatgacaaaataataatctttggattttttaaatttaatgtttgtaTCACAGTATTGTGAATATTATccagaatatgaaaaatgtaagCAATGgctagaaagaaatttaccaacagaatttgaaaaagttaaattaggtaaatataatttttatatttataaaatcattcccatagttatttataaattataaattttactattttattataattttaactatttatatgTAGTAGAAGATAATAATACAGAAGTAGGTGGAGgtgaagatgaaaaaaaaagacaaaaacgTGGTGGTAAAGGTATGcttaaaacaaagaaaaaagaagatgtaCCAAAATTAGTGACTGTATCTAGAGCACctagaggaaaaaagaaatcagttACTGTTGTTACAGGTCTTAGCACTTTtggtaatataaaatgtttatttaaattttatatttaaaataattgtagctgttaaattaaagttttatttatattaatttatagatatagatttaaaaGTAGCTGCAAAATTTTTTGGTAGTAAATTTGCATGTGGATCTAGTGTAACAGGAGATGATGAAATAGTTATACAAGGAGATGTGAaagatgaattatttgaaGTAATTCCAGAAAAATGGCCACAAGTAAgagtgatatatattattatatataattaatatatacattatatatataaatatatatatatatatacatatatatacatatatatatatatatattattatatataattaatatatacattatatatataaatatatatatatatatacatatatatacatatatatatatatacacatatatatacatattatataaattataatatttaatatttaatataacttcaGATTGATGAAGATTCTATAGATGATCTTGGGGACCAGAAGAGATAATGAGTCaaccaaaaatttatttgcataatgtatttaatattataccattttcatttctttatttgctataaataaaatgtacataaaatatataaaatgtttttaaaaaatttgtaaagttaaaatagaaaaaccaTATTATCCATCttgttcattttcatttaaataatttgctaCTACTTGAAGTAAAGAATCTACTTCTTCATCAGTCAAACGATCTTCACTATCTTCtacaatctaaaaaatatatatatataaatttttattacatattttttacaatatatattagatatattatattatattttagatatattaccAGTTGTATTTCAAGAGGTGTTTTAGGACATACATTCAAAAGAgttaatatttcacattttgtAAGTTTGAAAGGTTCCATTGCTCTTAAAAagtctttaattttttctggAGACTGAATTTTACATGaagtattttctaaatatctgATAGTTTGATATGTTATACTTGCTAAttgattttgtttcattttttgttttttatttgcttttataCTCTGTAGAATATTTAGAACTTCATAGTTACTTAAGTATGCTGAACATTCCTTAAgtctaaaatgaaatttatttctattatttttaatttttattcattaaaataattataaatataaaaaataagtactTACACTtccatattgaatatttaaacaatatgtattaatacttcttatatctttaaaaaattacaacatAAATATGTGAGGTTAtgttactaatattaatataatttaaacataatataatgtacaaatttattaaaatttataaatataattttttacaaggatatttattataacaaagaatatgttactaattatttaataaaaatctaagatTTACAATCTTTTGATAGAGAGGGCGTATAGTTACAAAATTACTTTAGTGCGCATAAAGCATAAGATTTGAATTCCGcgcttaattattatttttaattacatatatatagataattacatattttctttttcacataaaatttatattttatgatatataatatctttgaatatatttaaaataatttatacagaacaataaaattaattttctaagtaGTGTtagttattattcattattgttattaatttctttttaatgtatgtgataattttaataaaaatttaatatataattttgatttgaaaaaaaatgaataataaataaagaaatttcgttttaaattgtatttgtgaattcatttatttttaatgcatacaaatttttaaattaattttagagttTTGAAATCGATTAAGAAGCCattcaaagaatatatatatatattcgttataatCACTTTTACGGAATGGTTTGtctaaataacatatttaaatatatgaagataGTATagctatttaatttaacatacaAAATGTGCATATATGATATGCGTCCTATGATTCATAATTGACTGtggttattttatatcttataaaaatgtaagttGATTAATCATAGTTTTTAAGGGCTTTTAAATCTCttcgataattataagaataaaatatattaattatgtttataatattatttaatatatttaatatttataatatttagaataaattatttaaaaaataatatatatatgcaatacatacaaatgaaaaatagaaatatttttttatattttttcttataatttaattatttatttaaaataataatatataaatataataataatatataaaaataaaaaataaaaatataataataaaattattatttattattttaatataatgaatatataaaataatttatttttattgaaaaatgtattataaaattttattattaaaaattttttaaatattttattttaattgtaattattttttttaattgaaataatttttaataaaattatatttaaaattgcatttattattaacaatgatatgataaaaaatatatttaaaaatattattctcatatgaaattcttttcatatcattgtatatttttctttaaattttttaaaaaataaaataaaaaaaaatatttcggatGATGTTATAActtgtatgaaattttatatttttttatgaacaaatttaaagaaattttaggtTACGAGTTACGGGCACCTGATAGCATAGTCACATGCCTATGAATGAACACGACCTCTGTGCGCGATTGTCTGACATTTTGCGAAGGTAACTGTGAACTGAGTGCGTATTCCCTTGTTTTGTATTTTCGATATACTCGACCATCAGTGTCGTGGTACGAGTTAATGATCGATGTGATTTATAAGAGTGGACAAAATGTAGATCGATGTTATTTGTGTTGTCAAAAGCAttgttgcaaaaaaataactataccATACGAAAATTCTACGGAGcgcaaaatttcttataacgcGTATCGATCTCTCCGCAGGCAATGCATCTTTCTTGCCTGTGCTATGTTTATAAACTGTTGACCTTGCTTGTCgaagatcgatgaaaaatcctCGATCGCCGAAAAATTACAATCAAGAATGGAAATTGTCGGCGATTACGAATACAATACGAAAGATCTGATAGGTCACGGCGCATTCGCTGTGGTCTTCAGAGGTAGACATCGTAAAGTGAGTCTtcctgttttttctttttttttcatgaaaacaaatatgatcactgataaaattattcattcatatattgACTATGAgagttatatgtattttttttctttttagaaaccAAATTTTGTAGTGGCAATCAAAAGTATCACGAAAAAAAGTTTGGCGAAATCACAGAATCTGcttggaaaagaaattaagattcTGAAGGTTTGaagttgatatttttctttatattctttataattgtattgtatttatttttaataagataaatgtcagtgttttatttgatttacattatatatacaaaaattgtttttatttaatatataaaatagaattttttttatatattatttatttaaaataaattataaatgcatatctatttatttatatagatttattatataaattttcattttatattcataattaataataataattatattatatcattataatattaattattaataaaacattataattataatatatatatatatattttattataatttactataataatttaatatgtaaattttttagaaaaaataagaatcatctatatgataaaaatttgttatttcaatccatatattattttaatattttaatattttttcttttattttaataattatgtaatacaattctttacttaatattatgttttaggAATTAACAGAATTACATCATGAAAATGTTGTTGCATTGTTGGATTGTAAGgttagtataataaaaattaatatataatattgatattaaaaataaaatatttatataaatattatatattaataattaatattgatataattttttattgtgaatTTATTGTTTAGGAGTCTAATTATAATGTCTTCCTCGTTATGGAATATTGTAATGGTGGGGATTTAGCCGATTATTTAAGTGGtatgttttctaaaaaatatattattaaaatatttgaatatctaCTAAAGCAATTgtatttaatctatttcatttttcattgatttttttttagcaaaagGCACTCTTTCTGAAGATACTATTAGAGTGTTTTTAAAGCAATTAGCAGGTGCAATGAAAGCATTACATGCCAAAGGTGTAGTCCACAGAGATCTTAAAccacaaaatattttactcaGTCATAATTGTGGTAAGGCTTGTCCACAACCACatcaaataacattaaaaattggtaaatatttattcattttctttttaatttaaagattattgaaaatatatttaaaaattattaaaataacaatatagcatattatttttttgttattaaaaaataaaaatttttaaagcatgttatttaattttccagcGGATTTTGGTTTTGCTAGATTTTTACAAGATGGTGTAATGGCTGCAACATTGTGTGGTTCACCAATGTATATGGCACCAGAAGTTATAATGTCACTTCAATATGATGCAAAAGCAGATCTTTGGTCTTTAGGAACAATAGTTTTTCAATGTCTTACTGGGAAAGCTCCATTTCAAGCTCACACGCCTCaagctttaaaattattttatgaaaaaaatgcaaatcttGGACCTAAGTATGTTATATGTATCATATCTTTatcatgaaacaaaaattgtattttattatgttttaatttcttttattttagaattcctCCTGGAACTTCACCTGAACTATCAGATCTCTTAATGGGTTTATTAAGACGTAATGCTAGAGATCGTATGCcctttgatgaattttttggaCATCCTTTCCTTCAAGGTTCTAGAGAAAATCCCAGTCCAGTTCCTGCTGAACTCCCTGCTTCTCCAGGAACATTAACAATTCAAGAAGGAACTACAGTTATAAGATCAGAACCAGAAACAACTAGTCCGTGTTCTAGTCCTGAAGATGACTTTGTGCTTGTACCAAGTGATCTCAGTAGTGACACAGACAATAATCCTAATACACAACAAGTAaagtatgtattttaataataacacaataatattttataatatatttttatcattattatacatgtaatattattattaattaattaggtaTATTAAACAAGCTAGTAGAGAGGCAGTGAGTCCACCACGACCATGTTTTCTTCCTATTTCGGAGCCAATTCCTGTTCCATCACAAAGAAGTATTGCACAACCATCATCTCCTTCTACTAATATAAGATCAGGAAGCAGTGTTGTTCCTCGCTCGCAACCAATAAGCATGAAACGCAGTGTGGATACTCATAGAAGTCATGCTCCTGATATTGGCTCTCTTAGTCCACCTAGTGTTCAATTTGTAATTGGTACACCACCCAGTAGaaggtatataaatattatattagtatagattgttttataattctttttatattttattttatattattttataattatgattttataaaatgatatatgtattattatttaaatttatcacacTGGTTATTTTTAGATTGAGTGAAACACCTCCACCGCCAAATACATGGCAAGTTAGTCCTGTTGCAAGGCATTCACACACTTCGAGTGGAACGTCTCCATTACGGCGTTCAACTGGAAATAATAGTGCATCCTCGCCACTGTTAACAGGACCGTTAGCAGTATTAGGTTCTCCTACATCAAGAGCATTTCAGGATAATAACAACACATTGAGGCATTCACCAGTTATTCCTTTTGGTACAAGAGCAGTTACTCTTCCTGAAATATctggtaaataattataatataaataactatacatataaatattttataataaattcgttaatataatttatatttatttattaaatttgtagaagcgggtaattttcaaaatcttctaCCAGAAGTAAATCCTACGATAACAGATGATCGACCATTGACATTCATTGCACCTGAACTTCCAGAAGAAACGCTTTTAGAGCGAGAACACAACGAAATAttagcaaaattaaattttgttgttgCATTATGCGAATGTGTATGTGAAGTAGCAAGGACAAGAGCAGGACCTTTAGGTGCACCCTTGGGTGGTATTGAACAAGCAAGCACTGCTGCAACAAGAAGAAGAGCAGAACAAGTAATTTTACTTGTTAGAGCTCTTCAGTGGCTTAGTTCTGGATTAAGTCTAGCAACACAACAACTTAAGGCTGGCAGGTTACAGCCAACTGCCAGTGTAAAAGAAggtaattttcatttgttaataattattatatatatgacataataatatcaaaaataattatattttagttgtAAAtacaatgaatgaaaaattcagaaCGTGCCTCACAGAATGTAAACAGCTCAATAGTGTAGGGCTTCTTCATCAGACAGGAGCTACTGCGGATAAGATTCTTTATAATCATGCCATTCAAATGGTAagtatatgattaatttttttttttttataaataagttaaatgtatttatttctaaactatttttttatttaacagtgTCAATCAGCAGCACTAGATGAATTGTTTGGTAATCCTGCAGAATGTTTTCAACGATATCACACAGCACAGATATTACTGCATTCTTTATCACAACATGTCAGCCACAGTCAAGATAGAGCTCttcttattaaatgtaatttattattttttttaacaaaaaaaaaatgttagaattttttactttagaattaatttttttttttacttaatatcatattttaaatcaaaaaacatatatacatatacatgcgCATTTGTTTCATTATAGATAAAGATGCTGTTGAGAAACGTTTATATGTACTTCAACAACAAGGCTACATTTATGCAACAGATCCAACATAGCGCTTGTGAAAATTGGCAACAGACTGCAGTGACCCGCCCAAATCCATACCGTTCTCAATATCTCTTTTCTGTAAGATATTCTGCCCTATTCTGTATAAAAACTGTTAATTCATTGATCATTATGATCATATTACGAAGATTACattgtagaaataaatttaaaattacatatatagtaaattttgTTAGATCTTACACAGAATAGGGTAGATTACTCCATGAAAGAGTATGAAAGTGATTCTGTACAAGTttctttatatgatttattaatgaatacgaataatgaattatatatatataatatatatattatattatatatatattataatgtacgTATGGTTGATTAACTAACCTTTATTTCAtatcaaacaataaatatgTCTATACTAATAGCATTGTGCATTCAATGCAAgacaatttcttattaaataataatgatataataattgtaaaaaaaaagtaaaatattatttttattagatgatctacattaatattatttgatacagAGATATCaagtatattattctttcttttcatttgcAGTTACTTCAATACTTGGTTTGTTATTCTTGtaaattgcataatttaatGCTGTAGCAAAAGTAGTCCAAgcaaaatatggaataatcaAACAACCAGCATATggatttacattataaaatgcCACACCCATTGCTGCAGTACTTCcccataataatataatttcatacagagcctaaaaatataagaggatgatatgattaaaaatgtaattaaaaaaaaagatatacttatttatatcaaaataccCATTTTATCTTGTGTAACCCAAAAAATAATGGTGACCAAgaccaatttaatattaaattagttcCATAAATAGAAAGAGGTAATATTGCATTTCTAAAACCATCACCATCTCTCCATACTAAATATGAAGAATATCCTATTGTGCAATAAAGAGTTGTCCAGGCTGGAGCAAATAACCAGTTTGGTGGAGTCCATGTTGGTTTTTTCAAAGACTATTAAGTATCAttcaaaaagtttattttattaaatctaattatatttaaaaacaattttaatataatcaattaatagttaaaaacataaattataaagtttaaaaagtatatattataatatatcataaataatataacacaaataatttattttattataaaaacaataatattaatttaatttatttaataatgatattattattattaagttttataaatacataagatttttttttaaatttgataaaataaaactcaagaattagatttatttaaatttaatatttattaaaatttttataatagataattaagacaaataaaatttaattaatataaaaatcaaattattacatattactttattataatgcaattaatacaaaaatattatttttttaatataatttttatgctttgttaaatttattatttataatttttaaactatattgattaattgatttaattaccTCATACCaaggtttaatattttttctagaaaaatagcTTCCGGCCCATCCTCCAATATTCGGATGAATAATAGCTATTGCGATACTTACTGGGCATTTTACAggcattttttagaaaaaaaaatattatttaacaatattattaacaataacttaatatagatagcatagaatatatatgaatagacATATTACGACTGACTGTTTTTCCGTGTTGTGATTACTTATCTACTTTAAAGTGTATGTACTTGGATATCAgcacttatatatttttatttatataatgcaatGACTAAGAAAAGTTGCAATATCATGTCtataaaatgcaaattttaataatactaatgAGTATACAATTAtcgtataaaatgtatatatatacatatatatatatatatatatatatatatatatatatatacatatatgtattttctttgaatatataataaaaacattataaatttataatatattaactgcaataaatgtaaaaaaaatagcttcataataaattgaatatttttttacaataaattattttttttttttagataaagtttaatattttcgtacttaataaacaataaagaaatattaataaattcatttaaaaatataattttgctaCATGTTGTAAAAACTTGTTAATGAatgtttattctattttttacatttttaatagcgtcaatgaaaaaaaaaacaaacacaaaaTGCATGCACTCAAGCACATATGCATacttataatgttaataatttattattttatttaatattaagtaatatttatttacatatataatttaataaatattaagaagatataatatatattaagaagaaataagaattatattacataaatcaccatgcataaaaattataaataataaaattataacttttaataatatgagtaaaaaaatatgagtgtgcgtgaattatattattttaatttaatttaatttaattatctattattatatattataatatataataataagcatACGTATGtacgaatatacatatacttctatgtaaatatgaaattttttatatacgacTTTACATatgaaatcattaaatttcattttttttttaatatatatataaaatatattttataatgataaaaatttatttattatcgttttttaaatataagtttaaatttcaattcaatcgatttatatatcaataactgtaaaatataatgttttaaacaatcagttaattaagaattatatatagagaactttttaatttttttcattatttctacatgagtactttaaataatatataaattttatttttattttaaaaaacttaacaATAAACACGcacaattttgatatattatgttagtacttacaaaaataaatattgggtAATATAGGTAGagtggaaaatttttgtcaaGATATGAAAAGGAATACAAAAAGAATACTTCCaaagaattcattttcatattgcaACAAGCTAGTACATTAAATAGATCTTGtgcttgataaaaataatattaatatatgtaatatataatgaaagaaaaatgtcaacttatggaagaaagaattttaagatattttgtttatttttttttttaatctattctttgaattaatttattatctgtgtcatttgtattttttataatttttttcctcctttttgacatttgtattttttttctcacttttaaattattttttattcataaaacatttattttgtattttattaaattgtttatcatACTCGCCTCACaacaaatttcttattaattttgttttttcatatttttttctccatttgaATCTTTCTTACGTTCAAATTTAGAAGCAAATACTCCaggaaaatgatattttacacGTTCTCTTAATTTTTGACGAATTACCataattgttgttattgtaTTACCTAGAAATAATACCAAAAACATTCCACTGAGGACTGAAACATGCCATGTAGCTTCTGAATGGGATATTAATGTATACAAGATATATGCATTGTACAACTGAAACATATATCCAACAAAAAGGAATGGTAATAAAAACGATAATCCACGCCACATCCATGAATGAAAACCTTCAATAGTAATATCCATATTATGTCTTTCACCTAATGCTTTTAAGCGATATAAAACACCTCGTTGATAGCAGAATTGTAGAGATTGTACTACACCTACAAATgaatatacttaaaattattgttaaaaaaaaaattgttttaacatAAGCTTGAATAAACAACATACTGATATAAGCATTGAACCACAGAAATTGTTGTCTAAATGCATACCATGGCCCTGTATTAGGCCATACTAATAAAACACCAGATACTACAGTTGAAAGGAAATGATGAAATCTCCACCAACCTTTTATTCTTGAACCATTTACCTTTAATATACTTTCCCTTATTGTCAATGTACAATAATACCAAACTAAAAGGAACATGAAACTAAGTTCCAAAGTTCTGTAATAtacattatcaattattataaatatatttttttatattctacaaaaataaataatatattacctgATATTAGTTACTAGATTTAAtacagataaaataaaaccaaTTACTGAAAgaactaatttaaatttttcatattcatctTTATACTTGaacctaaaatataaatgaattgttaaaaaatatattttataatgcattatcttttagataaattatttttatgatatcctTACTTatcacttttatttaatatggaaACATTAACATTgcctaaaataatttgaagataTGTGCCATTTGGTTTTGGTAAAGTTTGTTCTATTTCATGTAATTGCTGCTCTCGTTTTGTCATTTCTTTGCTTAATCCTTTTTGTGTTTCGCTTGCATGTAATctgagattaaatatataaatataatacatttatttatttaaaataaaatatgtatacttttaaattaattacttactGTTTGAGTGATTTTGATATTACACTCATTCTGTAAGTTTGGTGAGAAATTCCTTTCAAACATTTTGTTTGAAGTTCAACTACTTCTTCTAATTTTGCAAGATATTCTTTGTTTAATgtctgttaaaaaattaaatattgctaTTGTTTAAGTACTATGTTGTTTAAATATTGCTGTTattcaagtaatttttaaaataatttatataatatgaaaaaatttgtgtagaatatattgattgaagaatgaaaaataacaaaaagtaacgaaaaaaataaatgttttatataggataatattttaaactcatacgaaaagatatataaaaaaaacatttaagttttataatatattaa containing:
- the LOC552590 gene encoding transmembrane protein 120 homolog isoform X2 — protein: MSVISKSLKQLHASETQKGLSKEMTKREQQLHEIEQTLPKPNGTYLQIILGNVNVSILNKSDKFKYKDEYEKFKLVLSVIGFILSVLNLVTNIRTLELSFMFLLVWYYCTLTIRESILKVNGSRIKGWWRFHHFLSTVVSGVLLVWPNTGPWYAFRQQFLWFNAYISVVQSLQFCYQRGVLYRLKALGERHNMDITIEGFHSWMWRGLSFLLPFLFVGYMFQLYNAYILYTLISHSEATWHVSVLSGMFLVLFLGNTITTIMVIRQKLRERVKYHFPGVFASKFERKKDSNGEKNMKKQN
- the LOC552590 gene encoding transmembrane protein 120 homolog isoform X1, with the protein product MDTDVESCLKDWNDLAQDYKELETLNKEYLAKLEEVVELQTKCLKGISHQTYRMSVISKSLKQLHASETQKGLSKEMTKREQQLHEIEQTLPKPNGTYLQIILGNVNVSILNKSDKFKYKDEYEKFKLVLSVIGFILSVLNLVTNIRTLELSFMFLLVWYYCTLTIRESILKVNGSRIKGWWRFHHFLSTVVSGVLLVWPNTGPWYAFRQQFLWFNAYISVVQSLQFCYQRGVLYRLKALGERHNMDITIEGFHSWMWRGLSFLLPFLFVGYMFQLYNAYILYTLISHSEATWHVSVLSGMFLVLFLGNTITTIMVIRQKLRERVKYHFPGVFASKFERKKDSNGEKNMKKQN